A single Lysinibacter sp. HNR DNA region contains:
- the infA gene encoding translation initiation factor IF-1 yields the protein MAKKEGVIEMEGQVVEALPNATFRVELTNGHTILAHISGKMRQHYIRILPEDRVIVELTPYDLSRGRIVYRYK from the coding sequence ATGGCCAAAAAAGAGGGCGTCATCGAGATGGAGGGCCAGGTTGTTGAGGCTCTGCCCAACGCCACGTTCCGTGTTGAACTTACGAACGGGCACACCATACTCGCGCATATTTCGGGCAAAATGCGTCAGCACTACATCCGTATTCTCCCCGAGGATCGGGTGATTGTAGAGTTGACCCCGTACGATCTCAGCCGTGGTCGTATCGTTTATCGATACAAGTAG
- the rpmJ gene encoding 50S ribosomal protein L36 — protein sequence MKVNPSVKKICDKCKVIRRNGRVMVICDNPRHKQRQG from the coding sequence ATGAAGGTTAATCCCAGCGTCAAGAAAATTTGTGACAAATGTAAGGTGATCCGTCGTAACGGACGTGTCATGGTTATCTGTGATAACCCTCGCCACAAACAGCGCCAGGGCTAG